The DNA segment GCATTCACCTCCATGAGACGGTAGTACGTGTGAGCCAGTACTTCGCGCTCTGGCATCAGACCGGCGTAGGCGTCCAGAAAATCGATATGGGTGGCCACCCGCAGCAGAGATTGGTGTTCGTGCTGACCGTGAAGATCAATCTGGGAAGCGGTAATGGTTTCCAGGTCGCTGAGCTTGATTGGCTCGTCATTCAGGAAAATCCGGGAGGCACCGCCCGCGCGGACCACCCGGCGAATAATCCAGGTATCTTCACCGCTGACTAATTCACCCTCCACCACCGCTGCCTCTTCACCGGTACGGATGATATCTCCGGCGGCCCGACCTCCTACCAACAGGCCAATAGCATCAATCAGGATCGATTTGCCAGCACCGGTCGCCCCGGTGATCATGTTCAGGCCCGGACTGAAAGAAACTTCCAGCTCACTGATAACAGCCAGGTTCTTAACTAGTAGGCGCCTGATCACGGTAATATTTCCACCCAATGTACAGCAAGCTGCCGAGCACTACCCCCACCACATCGGCCACCCAATCGGCTAAGCTGTTGTCCCGACCGGGGATCAGTATCTGGTAGGTCTCATCTAGGGCACCAAAAGCAGCTGCTATGAGCAGGGTAAATAAAAAAAGCTGCCCCAGTACCATCACCCGATAACCCGCAGCGTGGCTGACTAAGATGCCGAAAATGAAGTATTCACCCATGTGGATCAGTTTGCCGTGGGTCAGCCATTTCACATCGGGGAAGCTCTTCCCGGGAATGGAAGATAGTCCGATAATCAGCACGGCGTACAGGAACGCCCATAGCGTAGCCCGCTTCATACTATGCGGTCAAACTCGGCCAGTGC comes from the Candidatus Neomarinimicrobiota bacterium genome and includes:
- a CDS encoding AAA family ATPase — protein: MIRRLLVKNLAVISELEVSFSPGLNMITGATGAGKSILIDAIGLLVGGRAAGDIIRTGEEAAVVEGELVSGEDTWIIRRVVRAGGASRIFLNDEPIKLSDLETITASQIDLHGQHEHQSLLRVATHIDFLDAYAGLMPEREVLAHTYYRLMEVNA
- a CDS encoding VanZ family protein; translation: MKRATLWAFLYAVLIIGLSSIPGKSFPDVKWLTHGKLIHMGEYFIFGILVSHAAGYRVMVLGQLFLFTLLIAAAFGALDETYQILIPGRDNSLADWVADVVGVVLGSLLYIGWKYYRDQAPTS